Proteins from a single region of Diaphorobacter limosus:
- the nuoK gene encoding NADH-quinone oxidoreductase subunit NuoK, with protein sequence MTLTLGHFLTLGAMLFALAVVGIFLNRKNLIVLLMAIELMLLAVNMNFVAFSHYLGDMHGQVFVFFILTVAAAEAAIGLAILVLLFRNKNSINAEDLNTLKG encoded by the coding sequence ATGACATTGACCCTGGGCCATTTTCTGACGCTGGGGGCAATGCTGTTTGCCCTGGCGGTGGTCGGTATTTTCCTGAACCGCAAGAACCTGATCGTGCTGCTGATGGCGATCGAGTTGATGCTGCTGGCGGTGAACATGAACTTTGTCGCGTTTTCGCACTACCTGGGCGACATGCACGGTCAGGTATTCGTGTTCTTCATCCTTACCGTGGCGGCCGCCGAAGCGGCCATTGGCTTGGCCATTTTGGTGCTGTTGTTCCGTAACAAGAACAGCATCAATGCGGAAGATCTCAACACCCTCAAGGGTTGA
- a CDS encoding NADH-quinone oxidoreductase subunit J produces MDVKTGFFYLFSVVLLYAAFRVITARNPVHAVLHLILAFSQAAGLWLLLKAEFLAIALVLVYLGAVMVLFLFVVMMLDIRIDAVRRGFWKHFPLAALIGALVAFEMGAVLMTGFRGVEEPKAVATLVNAAGQVVPYSNTQALGKLMYTEYLYPVEIAAVILLVAMISAIALTLRQRKDVKASDVTAQVRARASDRLVVVKMPVTQAAQPLADGDISAEENKA; encoded by the coding sequence ATGGACGTTAAAACCGGATTCTTCTACCTGTTCTCGGTAGTGCTGCTGTACGCGGCCTTCCGGGTGATCACGGCGCGCAATCCCGTGCATGCCGTGTTGCATTTGATTCTGGCCTTTTCCCAAGCTGCCGGTTTGTGGCTGCTATTGAAGGCCGAGTTCCTTGCCATTGCCTTGGTGCTGGTGTACCTGGGGGCAGTGATGGTGCTGTTCCTGTTCGTGGTGATGATGCTGGACATTCGTATCGACGCAGTGCGTCGTGGATTTTGGAAGCATTTCCCCTTGGCTGCCCTGATAGGTGCCCTGGTGGCGTTTGAAATGGGTGCGGTGCTGATGACCGGCTTCCGTGGAGTGGAAGAACCCAAGGCCGTCGCGACTCTGGTCAATGCGGCCGGACAGGTGGTGCCGTATTCCAATACCCAGGCATTGGGCAAACTGATGTACACCGAATATCTGTATCCGGTGGAGATCGCTGCCGTGATTCTGCTGGTGGCCATGATTTCCGCTATTGCCCTTACGCTGCGCCAACGCAAGGACGTCAAGGCCAGCGATGTCACGGCCCAGGTGCGTGCCCGCGCTAGTGATCGTCTGGTCGTGGTGAAGATGCCGGTCACGCAGGCAGCACAACCCTTGGCAGACGGCGATATCAGTGCAGAGGAGAACAAGGCATGA